The Muribaculum intestinale genome includes the window ACCTCACAGCTACCCATCCCGAAGGCCTGGGTGCAAAGCTCGTGATGGAGAATGCGCTCGAGGACGCAGAGATGAAGCCCGAGGATATTGACTATATCAACGTGCACGGCACGTCGACTCCCGTAGGCGACAAGTCGGAGGTGAAAGCAATCAAAGAGGTGTTTGGCGATCATGCCTACAAACTCAATATAAGCTCCACCAAGTCTATGACCGGCCACCTTCTCGGTGCAACCGGTGCGCTTGAGGCTCTGTTCTGCATCAAGGCGGTACAGGATGACATCGTTCCTCCTACCATTAACCATGCCGACGATGACCTCGACGAGGAGATTGATTATAATCTCAACTTTACTTTCAACAAGGCTCAGAAGCGCACAGTCAACGCTGCTCTGTCGAATACATTCGGCTTCGGCGGTCACAACGCTTCTCTGATTGTGAAGAAGTACGCTGAGTAATGCATGACGCGCGGCGCCACGGTGCCGCCTTTCATGACGATATAACTTACGCAGAGGCGAGGCCGCAGGCTTCGCCTCTGTTGCGTTGCGACTATGCCGATTTATGATGCGACATAGCAGGGCGATTGCTCTTGTCGCATAAGTTTTGTATATTTGCTCCATTCTCTAATTATGATAATGACATGTCATCATTGCCTTATACATTTAATATAATAGTGGCGGCCGGCAGTGGCTTGCGTTTCGGTGCCGACCTGCCCAAGCAGTTCTGTATGCTGGACGGTCGACCGGTGCTGTTCCATACGATAGAGGCATTCCGCAAGGCTTTGCCCGACGGTGAGATACTCCTTGTGCTGAGCGAAAGCCATGTGGACATGTGGCGCGATTTGTGCTACCGGTTTGACTTTGTGTCGCCGGATATAGTGTGTGGAGGTTCGAGTCGATGGGAGTCGGTAAGAAACGCGGTGATGACTTTACATGTAGAGAATCCGGAGAGCGTGATTACCGTACACGACGGCGCCCGCCCTCTTGTAAGCTCCTCGGTGATACATGATGCGGTGATGGCTGCCTGCATGCCTGGAGTCGATGGCGCGGTGCCGGCGATAGCGATTACCGACTCTGTGAGGATGCTTGATGATGACGGTTCGTCGATGCCTCTTGCCCGTCAACGGCTGCGTGCCGTACAGACTCCGCAGGCTTTTCCTGCCGGACTGCTGAAAGAAGCATATGGATTACCGTTCTCTCCGGATTTTACCGATGATGCTTCGGTGATGGCTGCGTACGGACATGAGAATATCATTCTTACCGAAGGCTCGGCCGAGAATATCAAGATTACGCATCGTGGTGATCTCGCTCTTGCGGAATTCATACTTGATGGTCGGCGTTGACAATCGGACAAACGGATTCTCCGAATAGAGGCTGACTCACCCTTACTATTTACGGATGGACAGACTGCGCAACAGCAATGTGATGTATCTCCGGGGCATTGGCCCTAAACGTGCCGAGTTGCTCGACAAGCAACTCGGCATACGCAGTTATCGTGATCTGTTGTACCATTTTCCTACGCGTTATCTCGACCGCTCATCGGTATATCGGGTTGCCGACTTCGAGGGCGATATGCCCATGGTGCAGGTCAGGGGGCGGTTTGTTACGATGACCGAGCAGGGCGAGGGCGCCAAGCGACGACTTGTCGGGCTCTTTTCCGACGGGTCGCAGATGATGGAGGTGGTGTGGTTTCGCCGTATAAAACAGATTAAGGAGGCATATCATGTCAATACTGAGTATATACTGTTCGGAAAACCGGAGTCGTTCAATGGCCGCTGGTCGATGGTGCATCCGGAGATTGACACGCCACAGTCTCTAACGGCGGCCCAGGGATTGCGGGGAGTATATCCGCTTACCGAGAAACTGTCGGCCCAGGGGATAGGCTCACGGCAGATATTCGGATGGGTGCAAGCGGTGTTGGCGGCTACTCCTTCAATACGGGAGACTTTACCTCAGCCACTTGTGGCGCGTCTCGGACTGCCTGATTTGCGCCAGGCTCTGCATGACATTCACAATCCTTCGTCGAACGAGCGGCTGCAGGCAGCACGTCTGAGACTGAAGTTTGAGGAATTGTTCTATCTGCAGCTCGACATTCTGCGCTACAGCCGTAGGCGCAGTGTGTCGGTTGGGGGATTCCGGTTCAGCAGGGTAGGTGATTATTTCAATCGTTTCTACTTCGAGCAGCTTCCATTTCCCCTTACGGGAGCACAGAAGCGAGTGATAAAAGAGATACGGAGCGATATGGGCAGCGGGCGGCAGATGAATCGTCTGCTCCAGGGCGACGTAGGGAGCGGGAAGACGCTTGTAGCGCTACTGACGATGCTTATTGCGCTTGACAATGGGTATCAGGCATGCCTCATGGCTCCGACCGAGATATTGGCGACGCAGCATTACGATACTGTAAGCCGCCTTGTGGCTCCCCTCGGGATAAATGTGCGCCTGCTTACCGGTTCGACCCGAAAAAAAGAGCGTGATATCACTCATGCCCAGCTTCTTGACGGCAGTCTGCATATTCTTATAGGTACGCATGCGGTGATTGAGGATAACGTGCAGTTTCGCAATCTGGGGTTTGTAGTTATCGACGAGCAGCACCGTTTCGGAGTGGCGCAGCGTGCGCGTCTGTGGAAAAAAAACAGTGTTCCGCCTCATGTCCTTGTGATGACAGCAACGCCTATTCCTCGTACGCTCGCCATGACGGTGTACGGCGACCTCAGTGTGTCGGTTATCGACGAACTGCCCCCCGGACGTAAACCGGTGACAACACTTCTGCGCTATGACGACAATAGGGAGCAGGTGTTCAGGTCGGTTGGCCGCGAGCTTGCGGCCGGACGTCAGGTGTATGTGGTGTATCCCCTTATACAGGAGAATGAAAAACTCGACCTGCAGTGTCTTGAAGAGGGGTATGACAGTATCTGCGAGACATTTCCGAACTATAAAGTGAGTTTTGTGCATGGCCGGATGAAACCTGCAACCAAGGATTATCAGATGCAGCAGTTTGCGTCGGGAGAGGCGCGCATCCTTGTGGCTACTACTGTTATCGAGGTAGGAGTCAATGTGCCTAATGCATCAGTAATGATTATAGAGAATGCCGAACGCTTCGGGCTTTCTCAGCTCCACCAGCTTAGAGGGCGCGTAGGGCGTGGTGCGGCCCAGAGCTTCTGTATCCTGATGTCGAAGCGTAAGATTGCAGCCGACACAAGAAGACGTCTTGAGGTAATGACCTCGACAACCGATGGATTTGTTATTGCCGAAGCAGATATGAAGATGCGCGGCCCCGGAGATATCGAGGGCACCATGCAGAGTGGTATTGCATTTGACCTTAAGATTGCCGACCTTGCCCGTGACGGGCAGATTGTAGAACTTGCCAGGCGCGAAGCGGAAGCGATGCTTGACGAGGATCCGTCGTTGTCGATGCCGGAGCATGTGGTTGCTGCGCGCGAGCTGTCGATACAGACATCGCGTGCGGTGGACTGGTCGCGAATAAGTTGATATGGCAGGCGGTGATTGTGAAATGTTTTTTAACTATTGTTTAAATTGGGGTAACACTTCCGTTGAAGTCTTGGTTTAGAGATTGTCTAAATTTTATTGATTAAAAATTTTATGGCAGCGAAATCAATTATTTCTTCCGCTGATTCATTCAGTATCTCATAGTTCCGGGCGAGTCTGCGGCAAGAGTCAAGCCATGCGAAAGTCCTCTCAACCACCCATCTGAGCGGCTTTGGCAGGAATCCCTTAACTCCATTGGGGGTATTGGATACCTCAAGCTCGATGCCGAAGTCTTTTTCAATGTCTTTGTCCACGTCTCCCCGATACCCTCGGTCGGACAATACCTTGCGCAGGTCTTCCCATACATCATCCGCCAGTCCGCATAGATCATGAGCCATTTTTGAATCGTGAATACCAGCGTTACAGACTTTCCTCGCAAGGATGAAGCCATTGCGGTCGGTGATGATATTCCTTTTGACACCCTTGACTTTTTTGTTGCCGTCATATCCGTTATCTCCCTGTCTGCTACCCCATCTGACACTTTGGGCATCCATCGCGCCAACACTCGGACTTGATGCCTGGCCGCGTTTGCGACGTATCTTTCTGACGAGTTTCTCAAGGAAATGCTCGACACGACCCTCTTGTCTCCATTTATGGTAGTAATAATAGACACTTTTCCACGCGGGATAGTCGTGAGGCAACCTTCGCCATTGACAACCGCTGGCCAATAGGTAGAGGATAGCTTCAAAAACTGATTGTAGTGAATATTTTCTCTTGCGTCTATCATTTTCAAGGAATTCTTTGTTTATATAAGACCACTGACCCTCGGTCAGATGTGTCTGATAGAGATTGATTTCGTGCATAATATTAGCCTTTTCTCTTTCAACACTCTGATTGAGGGTTTGTTATGCCTAATAACATTATTTCGCACTAATTTTTAGACAATCTCTTAAAACATGCTGTAAAACATATTTTTATAAGTCGTTGGTCTGTTGGGCTTTGCGGTGTGTTTTTGGATGTGATTGTGCTTTTTCACACTTTTTAGCCTGTCATTTTATCACTAAACGGGGAGAAAGTGTTATATTTGGGAAACGGACAATAGAAATGTTAAAAAACTAACACTCATGGAGCAGACCTTAGTAATACTGAAACCTGCGGCAGTTCACCGCCATATAATGGGCGAAGTTATATCTCGCTTTGAAAAGAAGGGTCTATACATCACCGGAATGAAGATGATGCAGCTTGACGAGACTATCTTGCGTGAGCATTATGCCCACTTGGTAGACCGTCCTTTCTTTCCATGGATACTGGAATCAATGATGGCGGCTCCGGTAGTCGTGATGTGTGTGGAAGGCAAGGATGCCGTTGAGGTGGTGCGACTGATGGTCGGAGCTACCAACGGACGTAAGGCTCTACCCGGAACTATCCGTGGCGATTTCTCCATGAGCGGTCAGGAAAATATAGTTCATGCTTCCGACAGTATCGAGAACGCGCAGATTGAACTGGCGCGATTCTTCAAAAAAGAAGAAATACTCTCTTACGTGCCGTCGGATCTGAGATTCTATTATGCTCCGGACGAATCGATGTAACGACAAAAACGAATAAAATAAAATGCAGTTCAATATAGTAAAAATCTCAGCCTCATTACTTTTAGGATTAGCAGCAATATTTCCGGCTACGGCGCAGGACTTGCGTCGCCCGGCCCAGCATAACGCCAACCACGAGGATCTCCTTGCAATGCAGAAGACAATATCTTCTGAAATAAAACTTCAGGAGACTCTCGATTATATGGATGGCATTTTCAAGGAGGAAGAAGCTCCGGAAAACGACCTTTATGAGACCTACAAGAACGACCGTACGGTCAATCCGTTCCGCAACAGCGAAGTGCCGGAAACCGCCACTATCGATGTCAGCGAGTTCTGTATGCCTACTATGGGATATGTTACGTCGCCATATGGCTATCGTCCGCGTTTCCGCCGCATGCATAAGGGGATTGACCTTAAGGTGCAGATTGGTGATACAATTCGTGCCGCGTTCTCCGGCTATGTACGTCTTACAAACTTCGAACGTCGTGGTTATGGCAACTATGTGATTCTGAGTCATAATGACGGATTTGAAACGATATATGGTCACCTGTCGAAATTCCTTGTGAAATCCGGACAGTATGTAAAGGCCGGAACTCCTATTGCGCTTGGCGGCAATACCGGACGTTCGACCGGTCCGCATTTGCACTTTGAAACGCGCTTTATGGGATATGCAATCAATCCCGCGGCTATATTCGACTTTGAGAACAAGACCACGCATACCGATACTTATACGTTCAATAAGTCGACTTTCAAGAATGCCCGCGACTATTCACCGAAGAGTCGCTCTACGAAATCGCTTGCCTCCGGCAAGAGCACAAAGTCGAAAGGCGGAACTTATACTGTGAGAAAGGGTGACAATCTCGGCAAAATAGCACGTGCTCACGGGACTACAGTAGCCGCTATTAAGAGAGCCAACGGGCTCAAAAGCGATAATCTGTCGATAGGACAGCGCTTGAAGCTCTAATATTCAGGAGCTTATCGCTACTGGGCGATAGAATTCTTATAAATATACAGGGGGAAGATATTTTTAGCGTAAGCAGTATCTTCCCCTGTTTTTTTATTGAAACGATTTTATTTTTATTTAATGATGAAACGAATTATTATTGCCGTCGGTATGCTGTTTTTTGCCGTATCGCATCTGTGGAGTGCATCGCGCGGTCCGATAGTGGCCAACCCTATTAATCTGAATTATAAATTCGGTCTGACAGAGGGAGATGGTAAGCCATGGCGTGAAGCAGCTGACCCGGTCATAGAAATGTGGGGTGACGATTATTATCTGTTTGCGTCGAAGTCGAGCGGATATTGGCGCTCTCACAATCTTGCCGACTGGGAGTATATAGCAGCTCCGTCAATAGAGACTATCAATGAGTATGCTCCGACTGTGTGTGCGATTGATGGTTATCTTTATTATATGGCTTCGGATGTAAACCGGATATTCCGCACAGCGACTCCCGCTGACGGGACTTCATGGAGCGAAGTTGAATGTCGGTTTAAAATCGGACAGCATGACCCGTGTCTGTGGCAGGATGATGACAAGAGAGTATACCTCTATTGGGGATGTCATGACAAGGATCCTATCTGTGGAGTGGAGGTTGATGTTGCAAACGGTTTTTCTCCAGTCGGCACACCTGTGGTGCTGATTGATCATAATATTGACAGTTACGGATGGGAGGTGCCGGGAGAAAACAATGATGAAACATTTCATAACGGGTGGAACGAAGGCCCGGCTATGATAAAGCATGACGGGAAGTATTATCTCCAGTATGCGGCGCCAGGCACTCAATTCCGTACATACGGAGATGGAATATATGTAGGCGACTCACCCCTCGGGCCATTTCAGGCAATGGAAGGTAATCCGTTCTCGTTTAAGCCTGGTGGATTTATCGGTGGTGCCGGTCATGGGCATACGTTCCGCGACCGCTACGGCAATTTATGGCATGTGGCAACGATGAAGATTTCCGAACGGCATATGTTTGAGCGGCGTCTTGCGCTTTTCCCCGTGGAGTTTGACGGGAAATCGCAGACAATGCGTGCCTATACGGAATGGATCGACTATCCGTTTGTCATTCCTCAGCAGAGGTTCAGTCCGTCAAGAAAATCGTTTTTGTGTGGTTATCGGCAACTTGCCTCAAAGGCTGTGGCTAAGGCTTCGTCGTCAACTTCCGGTCATGACGCCTCATATGGAGCCGATGATATTGTAGAAACATGGTGGGCTGCCGAGTCGGGCCGGAAAGGGGAATGGCTTGAACTTGATCTTGGACGTCAGTGCCGTATTGAGGCTGTCCAGCCTAATTTTGCCGACGACGGCGTCCCTCTGATGCGGCCTGCTGCATCGCCTATGGTATATGCGTACCATATCGAGGGGTCGGATGACGGGATAACCTGGACTACATTTGTTGACCGCAGCGGGAATACTGAGGATGATATGCCTCACGAACTTATCATGCTTGACAAGCCTGTGAAGGCCAGGTATGTGCGCATTGTAAATGACCGTGACATAGAGGGCCGGTTCTCACTGTTTGATTTGCGGTTGTTCGGCAGTGACGGCAAGAAAGTACTTGACCGTAAAGTGAAGCATACCGTGTTGAGAAATCCTGACGACAGGCGCCGCATTACGGTCAGATGGGATGCTGTTCCGCATGCTGAACGCTATATCGTGCGTTGGGGCATAGTCGGCAGCGGGGTGTTGAATAATTCGGCTGAGGTCGCGTCAGACACCGAACTGGAAGCCGGATGGTACAATCGCGATTCCGATTACGACTTCGAAGTAAGAGCTTATTGACAACAGGCACGGGCAGCATTGAATTGTCCGTGCCAATTTTGTTTAAAGAAGATGGATGAGCGTGGAAATTTATTAACTTTGCATTCAGAAAAGTACAATCATAAAATAAATCAGAAATGGCAAAGAAAGCACTTCTTATGATACTCGACGGATGGGGCATCGGCAACCATTCGAAGGGTGACGTGATATTCAACACACCTACGCCCTATTGGGACTATCTTGTAAGCACATATCCTCATTCACAGCTTCAGGCATCGGGAGAGAATGTAGGTCTGCCCGACGGGCAGATGGGCAACTCGGAGGTCGGCCATCTTAATATCGGTGCAGGACGCGTGGTATATCAGGACCTTGTGAAAATCAACAAGGCATGCAAGGACGGCTCGATACTTAAGAATCCAGAAATAGTAAACGCATTCGGCTATGCACGCGACAACAGAAAGGCCATACACTTCATGGGCCTGACTTCAAATGGCGGTGTACACTCTTCGCTTGACCATCTTTTTGCTTTGTGCGACATAGCCAAGGAGTATGGCTTGGAGAAAGTATATATCCACTGCTTTATGGATGGCCGTGACACAGACCCCCGTAGCGGAAAGGGATTTATCGAGGAACTTGAAGCCCATTGCGCCAAATCGACCGGAAAGATTGCCTCGATTATCGGTCGCTATTATGCCATGGACCGCGACAAGCGCTGGGAGCGTGTCAAGGAGGCTTATGACCTGCTTGTAAACGGTGTGGGCAAAAAGAGCTCTGATATGGTAAAAGCCATGCAGGAGTCGTATGAAGCCGATGTCACCGACGAGTTTGTTAAGCCGATTGTAAACGAGACTGTCGACGGGACAATCAAAGATGGCGATGCTGTAATCTTCTTCAACTATCGCAATGACCGTGCCAAGGAGCTGACAACCGTACTTACTCAGCATGATATGCCTGAGGCCGGAATGCACACAATTCCCAATCTGCAATATTATTGCATGACTCCATATGATGCATCGTTTACAGGTGTGCATATTCTTTTCGACAAAGAGAATGTGACCAACACTCTGGGCGAGTATCTTTCATCGCTTGACAAGAAGCAGCTCCATATCGCTGAGACAGAGAAGTATGCCCATGTGACATTCTTCTTCAATGGAGGTCGTGAGGCCCCCTACGAGGGTGAGGAGCGCATACTTGTGGCATCGCCCAAGGTAGCCACTTACGACCTCAAGCCTGAAATGAGCGCCTATGAGGTGAAGGACAAACTTGTGGATGCAATCAAGAGCCGTGAATATGACTTTATAGTTGTCAACTATGCTAACGGCGACATGGTGGGCCATACCGGTGTGTATGAGGCTATAGAGAAAGCCGTAAAGGCGGTCGACGAGTGTGTCAAGGACACCGTTGAAGCTGCAAAGGCTGCCGATTATGAGGTCATCATTATTGCTGATCATGGTAATGCAGACAATGCAATCAATGCTGACGGCACTCCTAATACTGCACATTCGCTCAACCCTGTGCCCTGTATCTATGTGACAGAGCGCAAGGATGCACATGTGGAGGATGGTCGTCTGGCGGATGTGGCGCCCACTATCCTAAAGATTATGGGTATAGCTCAGCCTTCGGAAATGACCGGCCATGCTTTGATTGGCTGATTATAAAATTGTTATAAAGATAAATCCTCCCATTTACAGCTATTGTAGAGGGGAGGATTTGTCTTTATGGCAATATTCTTGAGGATATAATCGGGCGATATGGCATAAGTTGCCGTTGGAAGTCGGTTTGCTGGCAAATTGCTGGATTGAACTGCATATTTTTGTTTTGTACTATAAAATATTGTTAAAAGTATAGCAATTTGTATGAGAATATTTTGTGGGATATCATTAAATGCTTAAATTTGCATCGTGTTTTTCATGGTATTAGATTTAAGGTTAACTAAGATTGATTGTCGGGATGACAATCAATTTTTTTTATACCTTTATGTCTGATTTGATGATGCGTTATTTTATGGCATCATATATGTGCTCCGACGGCAGATATTTTTGATCGGAATATTTTTATGAGAGTTAGTTATTTTGCATCGATATCCATATGTGCATTAACAGATAGACACATATGTAAATCTGGTGACATGGATGTGTAATTATGCACGGCTTGATATGGGTGTTGCCTGTATCAGATATATTATTGCCTTTTTTGCTTGTAATAAATCTATTTCGGGGCATTCTCTCACAAATTTTTGCTATCTTTGTGTAGTCGGCAGGGAGAAATCTGTTGACTGCAAGAGGCATTTAGCTTGGTTCTTTATTCTGAAATCGCCAATTTAAGAATTAATCGAAGAACAGGAAGTGAGGAATGCCCCTTTGCTGTGTTCGTATATGTTTGTGAGCACCCGGTAACGGATGCTCTAACGCCATACACGAGAACGGCGTGGGGTACGTGTATTTTCTCCAATCCTTTCGATTAGCGTGTTTGGCGATACGTAGAATAAGAGGATTCGGGCAAAATCGGGCTCCGCGCCTTTTGTATATTATCTTAACCGCTGAACCGGGTGGAGCTCATAGGCATGATTACTGCATATGAGATTATCGTTGTTGGCAATGTTTCACCTGGATGTCGCAGGTTTGGGTTTGGGAACCGAATTCAGGTATGAGCCATGAACATATACCGGATATTGCATTTGGTAGCGTCAAGGAGAATTCCGGCATCTGTGAAACTTCTTGGTTTATGTATGATGCATCTTGTCGGACGGCGCACTATCGGAATATTCATGGATCCTGTTCTTTCGTGTAATCTACGTTGTAGAATGTGTTATTTCAGTGATGCTGAAAAACGGAAGTCGATGCATGGCATGATAACAGGAAGCCGCCTTGATGCAGTAGCACGTGCGCTGTATCCACGTGCGTTGAAACTACAGATAGGATGTGGCGCCGAACCTACATTATATCGAAATCTTGCCGGGATTGTAAGGCAGGGACATGCTTACGGTATCCCCTACATATCGCTAACTACCAACGGTCAGTTGATTGCCTCCGGCTATGTGTCGCTTATAGATCTGGTGAGGGCCGGTCTGAATGAAATAACCGTCTCGGTACATGGTACGAGTCGGAAAATTTATGAAGAAATGATGCTGGGGGCCACATTTGATCGTCTGTCAGGGCTGATTGATTGCTTGATTGACGTTAAGAGTGAATTCCCGGGCTTTAAAATACGGATTAACTACACTGTGAATTCAATGAATATGTATGATTTGCAGGGTGATTGTTTCTGGACGCTATGGAAAGGGCTTGAACTTGATATAGTGCAGCTACGTCCTGTGCAGGATATGGGGCGCACGGATTGGAATGATTTTGATATGGTATCTCTGAAAGAGAACTATGACAGCACTATCGGCAATATAATCAGAGGATGCAAGGAGCGTGGGATTACATGTATAGCTCCTGGCAGAGAACAGCTTGATGAGGTGGCTACATTGCAGGATGGTGTGTCATCGGTGATTGAGGACATTACGTACTGTTATGTGAGTCCGGAGGAATGTTATAAGAGTGATTTCAATCCCGATAATGATACATATGAGAGCTATCATAGACGAAATGCTACTGCAATAAAGTTGCTTAAGTCGGTATGGAGTCGAAAGGAACGTATGCGTAATGCAAGCAAAAAACTGAATTATGATTTGAAGTGATTGTCGCGGCAGTCTTGAGAATATAATAAAGCCGGATGCATGCATAAATTTGTTGTGGCATGCATCCGGCTTGTTATTTATGATTTTAAAGCATTGAGTTCAGCTTGTCGACAAGTGTCGCTTTAGACTGGGAGCCGGCCAGTCGGTCGACGAGTTTGCCATCTTTGAAAAAGAGTATTGTAGGTATTGACATGATGCGGAACTGCTGGGAGAGGTCCGATTCTTCGTCGACGTTGTATTTTCCGATGTTGGCTTTGTCGCCAAATTCAGCGGCAACTTCATCGATGATGGGAGACATGCGCACGCATGGACCACACCATGTGGCCCAGCAATCGATAAGTGTAGGACGGGATGAGGCGATGTAGTCGTTGACGTTTTCGTCGGTAAATTGTATTGCCATGACTTTTTATTGTTGGTTAATGTTTGGGTTTATATTGGATATTGTCTATGACTGTACGATGTCGAAGTCTATAGCCATTTCTTCAAGTGTAGTGA containing:
- a CDS encoding 2-C-methyl-D-erythritol 4-phosphate cytidylyltransferase, with amino-acid sequence MSSLPYTFNIIVAAGSGLRFGADLPKQFCMLDGRPVLFHTIEAFRKALPDGEILLVLSESHVDMWRDLCYRFDFVSPDIVCGGSSRWESVRNAVMTLHVENPESVITVHDGARPLVSSSVIHDAVMAACMPGVDGAVPAIAITDSVRMLDDDGSSMPLARQRLRAVQTPQAFPAGLLKEAYGLPFSPDFTDDASVMAAYGHENIILTEGSAENIKITHRGDLALAEFILDGRR
- the recG gene encoding ATP-dependent DNA helicase RecG, whose product is MDRLRNSNVMYLRGIGPKRAELLDKQLGIRSYRDLLYHFPTRYLDRSSVYRVADFEGDMPMVQVRGRFVTMTEQGEGAKRRLVGLFSDGSQMMEVVWFRRIKQIKEAYHVNTEYILFGKPESFNGRWSMVHPEIDTPQSLTAAQGLRGVYPLTEKLSAQGIGSRQIFGWVQAVLAATPSIRETLPQPLVARLGLPDLRQALHDIHNPSSNERLQAARLRLKFEELFYLQLDILRYSRRRSVSVGGFRFSRVGDYFNRFYFEQLPFPLTGAQKRVIKEIRSDMGSGRQMNRLLQGDVGSGKTLVALLTMLIALDNGYQACLMAPTEILATQHYDTVSRLVAPLGINVRLLTGSTRKKERDITHAQLLDGSLHILIGTHAVIEDNVQFRNLGFVVIDEQHRFGVAQRARLWKKNSVPPHVLVMTATPIPRTLAMTVYGDLSVSVIDELPPGRKPVTTLLRYDDNREQVFRSVGRELAAGRQVYVVYPLIQENEKLDLQCLEEGYDSICETFPNYKVSFVHGRMKPATKDYQMQQFASGEARILVATTVIEVGVNVPNASVMIIENAERFGLSQLHQLRGRVGRGAAQSFCILMSKRKIAADTRRRLEVMTSTTDGFVIAEADMKMRGPGDIEGTMQSGIAFDLKIADLARDGQIVELARREAEAMLDEDPSLSMPEHVVAARELSIQTSRAVDWSRIS
- a CDS encoding IS5 family transposase; translated protein: MHEINLYQTHLTEGQWSYINKEFLENDRRKRKYSLQSVFEAILYLLASGCQWRRLPHDYPAWKSVYYYYHKWRQEGRVEHFLEKLVRKIRRKRGQASSPSVGAMDAQSVRWGSRQGDNGYDGNKKVKGVKRNIITDRNGFILARKVCNAGIHDSKMAHDLCGLADDVWEDLRKVLSDRGYRGDVDKDIEKDFGIELEVSNTPNGVKGFLPKPLRWVVERTFAWLDSCRRLARNYEILNESAEEIIDFAAIKFLINKI
- the ndk gene encoding nucleoside-diphosphate kinase, producing the protein MEQTLVILKPAAVHRHIMGEVISRFEKKGLYITGMKMMQLDETILREHYAHLVDRPFFPWILESMMAAPVVVMCVEGKDAVEVVRLMVGATNGRKALPGTIRGDFSMSGQENIVHASDSIENAQIELARFFKKEEILSYVPSDLRFYYAPDESM
- a CDS encoding peptidoglycan DD-metalloendopeptidase family protein; this translates as MQFNIVKISASLLLGLAAIFPATAQDLRRPAQHNANHEDLLAMQKTISSEIKLQETLDYMDGIFKEEEAPENDLYETYKNDRTVNPFRNSEVPETATIDVSEFCMPTMGYVTSPYGYRPRFRRMHKGIDLKVQIGDTIRAAFSGYVRLTNFERRGYGNYVILSHNDGFETIYGHLSKFLVKSGQYVKAGTPIALGGNTGRSTGPHLHFETRFMGYAINPAAIFDFENKTTHTDTYTFNKSTFKNARDYSPKSRSTKSLASGKSTKSKGGTYTVRKGDNLGKIARAHGTTVAAIKRANGLKSDNLSIGQRLKL
- a CDS encoding family 43 glycosylhydrolase; protein product: MMKRIIIAVGMLFFAVSHLWSASRGPIVANPINLNYKFGLTEGDGKPWREAADPVIEMWGDDYYLFASKSSGYWRSHNLADWEYIAAPSIETINEYAPTVCAIDGYLYYMASDVNRIFRTATPADGTSWSEVECRFKIGQHDPCLWQDDDKRVYLYWGCHDKDPICGVEVDVANGFSPVGTPVVLIDHNIDSYGWEVPGENNDETFHNGWNEGPAMIKHDGKYYLQYAAPGTQFRTYGDGIYVGDSPLGPFQAMEGNPFSFKPGGFIGGAGHGHTFRDRYGNLWHVATMKISERHMFERRLALFPVEFDGKSQTMRAYTEWIDYPFVIPQQRFSPSRKSFLCGYRQLASKAVAKASSSTSGHDASYGADDIVETWWAAESGRKGEWLELDLGRQCRIEAVQPNFADDGVPLMRPAASPMVYAYHIEGSDDGITWTTFVDRSGNTEDDMPHELIMLDKPVKARYVRIVNDRDIEGRFSLFDLRLFGSDGKKVLDRKVKHTVLRNPDDRRRITVRWDAVPHAERYIVRWGIVGSGVLNNSAEVASDTELEAGWYNRDSDYDFEVRAY
- the gpmI gene encoding 2,3-bisphosphoglycerate-independent phosphoglycerate mutase, which encodes MAKKALLMILDGWGIGNHSKGDVIFNTPTPYWDYLVSTYPHSQLQASGENVGLPDGQMGNSEVGHLNIGAGRVVYQDLVKINKACKDGSILKNPEIVNAFGYARDNRKAIHFMGLTSNGGVHSSLDHLFALCDIAKEYGLEKVYIHCFMDGRDTDPRSGKGFIEELEAHCAKSTGKIASIIGRYYAMDRDKRWERVKEAYDLLVNGVGKKSSDMVKAMQESYEADVTDEFVKPIVNETVDGTIKDGDAVIFFNYRNDRAKELTTVLTQHDMPEAGMHTIPNLQYYCMTPYDASFTGVHILFDKENVTNTLGEYLSSLDKKQLHIAETEKYAHVTFFFNGGREAPYEGEERILVASPKVATYDLKPEMSAYEVKDKLVDAIKSREYDFIVVNYANGDMVGHTGVYEAIEKAVKAVDECVKDTVEAAKAADYEVIIIADHGNADNAINADGTPNTAHSLNPVPCIYVTERKDAHVEDGRLADVAPTILKIMGIAQPSEMTGHALIG
- a CDS encoding radical SAM protein, which gives rise to MDPVLSCNLRCRMCYFSDAEKRKSMHGMITGSRLDAVARALYPRALKLQIGCGAEPTLYRNLAGIVRQGHAYGIPYISLTTNGQLIASGYVSLIDLVRAGLNEITVSVHGTSRKIYEEMMLGATFDRLSGLIDCLIDVKSEFPGFKIRINYTVNSMNMYDLQGDCFWTLWKGLELDIVQLRPVQDMGRTDWNDFDMVSLKENYDSTIGNIIRGCKERGITCIAPGREQLDEVATLQDGVSSVIEDITYCYVSPEECYKSDFNPDNDTYESYHRRNATAIKLLKSVWSRKERMRNASKKLNYDLK
- the trxA gene encoding thioredoxin, producing MAIQFTDENVNDYIASSRPTLIDCWATWCGPCVRMSPIIDEVAAEFGDKANIGKYNVDEESDLSQQFRIMSIPTILFFKDGKLVDRLAGSQSKATLVDKLNSML